The following coding sequences lie in one Frondihabitans peucedani genomic window:
- a CDS encoding alkaline phosphatase family protein: MRIMRDLKGGRRVAAIAAASALLATGIVGVATAASANPHDSGRQTGTTITTTGLKQGQVKHVWLIILENKSYDAIFTGLNQNSYLWKTLPGQGALLKNYYGTGHSSMDNYMSMVSGQAPEEDTQADCSVANTNFGSNASIIKSGGVNKGQVASLANASQPSKANAANGLNGCTYPTDTPTLFNQLDAAGKTWKGYAQDLGNQPGREDAVCGAPGSADNNPTTNPTYLSATADHPLPAGVTSFTGAQANDQYVAKHFPMPWFASLTGAVDKNGKATPALTKPVGGGTDCDANHIANLDSSTHGLYKDLQHESTTPAFSWITPNNCSDAHDAVCKGNNLSGAFTKSGDPVYGQGTPDPASTTPVNYTGGLYASDLFLKYYIPMIEKSAAFKDGGLIDVTFDEANPPFTYSGSFNNANAYGPTLGDKPDASSGLASDRAGENLYGRNVATEPTGPNSTLKTDSKGNQLYPGPGNNSFIDRPPVCTQTTPTLVPANCVPNIVRGGSGTSPGARTDVALASTATSFVLDQSILADDTGRQVVDTADTTGPGGTSPIPADTFVGTVSDTGPNPASTPSSPVVNGSFQLVDKAGDPVTPTGAVTKLTLSAEGAPGFLAAGQTADPLYDATDATPGGGDTGSVLISPLIKPGTVSSTYYNHYSWLRTMEDIFGVGKGSDHKALPGGSVSGGVDGLGHLGFAAQGGLAPFGPDVFTNAGKRGW, from the coding sequence ATGCGAATCATGCGTGATCTCAAAGGCGGCCGACGAGTCGCCGCCATCGCGGCAGCGTCGGCGCTGCTCGCCACCGGCATCGTGGGCGTCGCTACGGCCGCCTCGGCCAACCCCCACGACTCCGGCCGCCAGACCGGGACGACCATCACGACGACCGGTCTCAAGCAGGGTCAGGTCAAGCACGTGTGGCTGATCATCCTCGAGAACAAGTCGTACGACGCGATCTTCACGGGCCTCAATCAGAACAGCTACCTCTGGAAGACGCTGCCGGGCCAGGGCGCCCTGCTGAAGAACTACTACGGCACCGGCCACTCCTCGATGGACAACTACATGTCGATGGTCTCGGGTCAGGCGCCCGAGGAGGACACACAGGCCGACTGCTCGGTCGCGAACACGAACTTCGGCAGCAACGCGTCGATCATCAAGTCGGGCGGCGTCAACAAGGGCCAGGTCGCCTCGCTCGCCAACGCGAGCCAGCCCAGCAAGGCGAACGCCGCCAACGGTCTCAACGGCTGCACCTACCCGACGGACACCCCGACGCTGTTCAATCAGCTCGACGCCGCCGGCAAGACCTGGAAGGGCTACGCGCAGGATCTCGGGAACCAGCCCGGCCGCGAGGACGCCGTCTGCGGCGCCCCCGGCTCGGCGGACAACAACCCGACGACCAACCCGACGTACCTCAGCGCGACCGCCGACCACCCGCTCCCTGCGGGCGTGACGAGCTTCACCGGCGCGCAGGCCAACGACCAGTACGTCGCGAAGCACTTCCCGATGCCCTGGTTCGCCAGCCTCACGGGGGCCGTCGACAAGAACGGCAAGGCGACTCCCGCGCTCACGAAGCCCGTGGGCGGCGGCACCGACTGCGACGCGAACCACATCGCGAACCTCGACTCGTCGACGCACGGCCTCTACAAGGACCTGCAGCACGAGTCGACGACGCCGGCCTTCAGCTGGATCACGCCGAACAACTGCAGCGACGCCCACGACGCCGTCTGCAAGGGCAACAACCTGTCCGGCGCCTTCACGAAGTCGGGCGACCCGGTCTACGGCCAGGGCACCCCGGACCCCGCCTCGACCACCCCGGTCAACTACACCGGCGGCCTCTACGCCTCCGACCTCTTCCTGAAGTACTACATCCCCATGATCGAGAAGTCGGCAGCATTCAAAGACGGCGGCCTGATCGACGTCACCTTCGACGAGGCCAACCCGCCCTTCACCTACTCGGGCAGCTTCAACAACGCGAACGCCTACGGCCCGACGCTCGGCGACAAGCCCGACGCCTCGTCCGGACTCGCCTCCGACCGCGCCGGCGAGAACCTCTACGGCCGCAACGTCGCCACCGAGCCGACCGGCCCGAACTCGACGCTCAAGACCGACTCGAAGGGCAACCAGCTCTACCCGGGCCCCGGCAACAACTCGTTCATCGACCGGCCGCCGGTCTGCACGCAGACGACACCGACCCTCGTTCCTGCGAACTGCGTCCCGAACATCGTCCGCGGCGGATCCGGCACGTCGCCCGGAGCCCGCACCGACGTCGCCCTGGCGAGCACCGCGACGAGCTTCGTGCTCGACCAGTCGATCCTCGCTGACGACACCGGACGCCAGGTCGTCGACACCGCCGACACCACCGGCCCCGGCGGCACCAGCCCCATTCCCGCCGACACCTTCGTCGGGACCGTCAGCGACACCGGCCCGAATCCCGCCTCGACCCCGTCGAGCCCGGTCGTCAACGGCTCGTTCCAGCTGGTCGACAAGGCGGGCGACCCGGTCACCCCGACCGGCGCCGTCACGAAGCTCACCCTGAGCGCCGAGGGAGCCCCCGGCTTCCTCGCCGCGGGCCAGACCGCCGACCCGCTGTACGACGCCACCGACGCCACCCCCGGCGGCGGCGACACCGGCAGCGTCCTGATCAGCCCGCTGATCAAGCCCGGCACCGTCTCGTCGACGTACTACAACCACTACAGCTGGCTCCGCACCATGGAGGACATCTTCGGAGTGGGCAAGGGCAGCGACCACAAGGCCCTCCCCGGAGGCAGCGTCTCGGGCGGCGTCGACGGCCTCGGCCACCTGGGCTTCGCCGCCCAGGGCGGGCTCGCCCCCTTCGGTCCGGATGTCTTCACGAACGCCGGGAAGCGCGGCTGGTGA
- a CDS encoding alpha/beta hydrolase-fold protein — MILRSSHERERGGLTVAITRRRLLVGGAAAVALAGAGAGGAGLAVEGGLLPGRSTLYRALGLDGAPGHVPGTQPGPLVSGHFTSKARLGASVGWTIAYPPGSAPGDRLPVAVVLHGYSEDHTDAFGRRLGLEHFLAQDHARGGTPFALAAVDGGDTYWHRRVTGEDAGALVTDEFVPMLAARGLDTRRIGLLGWSMGGYGALHLAGRLGAARVASVVAESPALWHQASQAASIAFDGAADFARSGVMGRQQELDGIPVRVDCGTGDAFCPAARDYVAGFDAADHPAGGFEPGAHDMAYWRRMAPAQLAFAGARFA; from the coding sequence GTGATCCTGCGCTCCTCTCACGAGCGGGAGCGGGGCGGTCTGACGGTGGCGATCACGAGGCGGAGGCTCCTGGTGGGAGGCGCAGCAGCGGTGGCCCTCGCCGGGGCCGGCGCGGGCGGCGCGGGGCTGGCCGTCGAGGGCGGGCTCCTCCCCGGTCGGTCGACCCTGTACCGGGCCCTGGGTCTCGACGGGGCCCCCGGGCACGTCCCGGGCACGCAGCCGGGGCCGCTCGTCAGCGGACACTTCACCTCGAAGGCACGACTCGGCGCCTCGGTCGGCTGGACGATCGCGTACCCGCCCGGCAGTGCGCCCGGTGACCGGCTTCCGGTCGCCGTGGTCCTGCACGGCTACTCCGAGGATCACACCGACGCGTTCGGCCGGCGGCTCGGCCTCGAGCACTTTCTCGCGCAGGATCACGCCCGAGGCGGCACCCCCTTCGCCCTCGCGGCCGTCGACGGCGGCGACACCTACTGGCACCGTCGCGTCACCGGAGAGGATGCCGGAGCGCTCGTCACCGACGAGTTCGTCCCCATGCTGGCCGCGCGCGGACTCGACACCCGGCGGATCGGGCTGCTCGGCTGGTCGATGGGCGGGTACGGCGCCCTCCACCTGGCCGGCCGCCTGGGCGCGGCCCGCGTCGCGTCGGTCGTCGCCGAGAGCCCCGCCCTCTGGCATCAGGCGTCGCAGGCGGCGAGCATCGCGTTCGACGGAGCGGCCGACTTCGCCCGCTCCGGCGTGATGGGCCGGCAGCAGGAGCTCGACGGCATCCCGGTGCGGGTCGACTGCGGGACCGGCGACGCCTTCTGCCCCGCGGCGCGCGACTACGTCGCCGGCTTCGACGCGGCCGACCACCCCGCCGGCGGCTTCGAGCCGGGCGCTCACGACATGGCCTACTGGCGCAGGATGGCGCCGGCGCAGCTGGCGTTCGCGGGGGCGCGCTTCGCCTGA
- a CDS encoding esterase-like activity of phytase family protein, which yields MQRSRAVSGAAVAAFTLLGGALVASPATAAPSSGLVINEVYGGGGNSGSTLTNDFIELANRGSAPVDLSAYSVQYHSRSTTGAWQLTPLTGTLAPGSYYLVAEGKGSGGTTPLPTPRATGTIAMSATDGTVALVSSQTALTCADAASCSAAAVDLVGFGGAALAEGSPASGASNTLSVQRLAADDSDSNSADFQAAAPTPGAATTATAPTDPGGPAPTPGDVRIHDIQGAGWKSPLDGQKVANVPGVVTGLRTSGSTRGYWIQDPAADADAATSEGVFVYTGTAPTVAVGDSVLVSATVKDYYQVASGDTLATTSNLSVTELQNATAVVLQHGVALPSPIVLGPDTVPATYAPDLGGANIETTPVTPTRSALDYYESIEGMRVEVDDARVIGPSDSYGEQYITTKPDQLKSVRGGALLTAENKTPSGRLEVVAADGSNPEVSVGDVFTGATTGPIDYSQYGGYLIAATRLGTVAAAGLAPTVASKAAADQLSVATYNVENLAPSDPASKFAALAKGVVTNLSSPDILTVEEVQDDTGATDDGTVASGQTLAKLTAAITAAGGPAYQSRSVDPVNDADGGQPGGNIRIVFLFNPERVSFVDRGASSVDRATTATAVTKSKGKPDLTLSPGRIDPNSDAWSSSRKPLVGEFAFRGRTVFVIGNHFNSKGGDQSQDGRFQYPEQSSAVQRQKQAALVNGFVSQVLAKDKKANVVVAGDLNDYQFSPALQTLTGAASGTRILTDLITTLPANEQYTYDYQGVSEVLDHILVSAGVGKTQYEVIHTNSEYANQVSDHDPQVVRLFGKAKPESPVIPPAGVALSYTDALDKLVSHGAEIGGLSSLAYDKRAKSWISAVDNHADDPSRIWFFSSLTDPTVTRAPLVLKAPDGTPYTGLTADDEGLAVLPDGDYLVSSETEPSIRIFGRDGVQKASLPVPGRFAVTGTSLAGSSIPGEATSNATLEGLTISPSGHTVVAAMEGALSGDVSASGDATSHRFLVYSQDWRGTWKLTKQVGYRTEAGMRVPEVAAVDDNRLLVEEASFSPTTGNAVKLYAVSGLAWAPDVSRTTNLSSAPTKSILTKKLVADLVKGPTLGATSLETQANPLLDNFEGMAVTGRGPAGTVGVSLISDDNFSATQTTRILNVVVKLPTY from the coding sequence ATGCAACGATCACGCGCAGTGTCCGGAGCGGCCGTCGCCGCCTTCACCCTCCTCGGGGGTGCGCTCGTGGCCTCACCAGCCACGGCAGCACCGTCGAGCGGCCTCGTCATCAACGAGGTCTACGGGGGAGGAGGCAACAGCGGGTCGACCCTCACCAACGACTTCATCGAGCTCGCCAACCGCGGGTCCGCTCCCGTCGACCTGTCCGCGTACTCGGTGCAGTACCACTCCAGGTCGACGACCGGAGCCTGGCAGCTGACGCCCCTCACAGGCACGCTCGCACCCGGCTCCTACTACCTCGTCGCCGAGGGCAAGGGCTCGGGCGGCACGACGCCGCTGCCGACTCCCCGAGCGACCGGCACGATCGCGATGTCGGCCACCGACGGCACCGTGGCCCTCGTCTCCTCGCAGACCGCGCTCACCTGCGCCGACGCGGCGTCCTGCTCGGCCGCCGCAGTCGACCTCGTCGGCTTCGGGGGTGCCGCGCTCGCCGAGGGGTCGCCGGCCTCGGGCGCGAGCAACACCCTCTCGGTGCAGCGCCTCGCCGCCGACGACAGCGACTCGAACTCCGCCGACTTCCAGGCCGCCGCCCCCACCCCGGGCGCGGCCACGACGGCCACGGCGCCGACCGACCCGGGCGGTCCCGCTCCGACACCGGGCGACGTCCGCATCCACGACATCCAGGGCGCCGGCTGGAAGTCGCCGCTCGACGGCCAGAAGGTCGCGAACGTGCCCGGCGTCGTCACCGGTCTCCGCACGTCGGGCAGCACCCGCGGGTACTGGATCCAGGATCCCGCTGCCGACGCGGACGCCGCGACCAGCGAGGGCGTGTTCGTCTACACCGGCACGGCGCCGACGGTCGCGGTGGGCGACTCGGTCCTCGTCTCGGCGACCGTGAAGGACTACTACCAGGTCGCGTCCGGCGACACCCTCGCCACGACCTCGAACCTCTCCGTCACCGAGCTGCAGAACGCCACCGCGGTGGTCCTCCAGCACGGCGTCGCCCTGCCGTCGCCGATCGTCCTCGGGCCCGACACCGTTCCCGCGACCTATGCCCCCGACCTCGGCGGAGCGAACATCGAGACGACCCCCGTGACGCCGACCCGGTCGGCGCTCGACTACTACGAGTCGATCGAGGGCATGCGGGTCGAGGTCGACGACGCTCGCGTGATCGGCCCGTCCGACTCGTACGGCGAGCAGTACATCACGACGAAGCCCGACCAGCTGAAGAGCGTCCGGGGCGGCGCCCTGCTGACGGCCGAGAACAAGACGCCCTCGGGGCGGCTCGAGGTGGTCGCGGCCGACGGGTCGAACCCCGAGGTCAGCGTCGGCGACGTCTTCACCGGTGCCACCACCGGCCCGATCGACTACTCGCAGTACGGCGGCTACCTCATCGCCGCCACGCGGCTCGGCACCGTCGCCGCCGCCGGGCTGGCGCCGACCGTCGCTTCGAAGGCGGCGGCCGACCAGCTGTCGGTGGCCACCTACAACGTCGAGAACCTCGCCCCCTCTGATCCGGCCAGCAAGTTCGCAGCCCTCGCGAAGGGCGTGGTCACGAACCTCTCGTCGCCCGACATCCTGACCGTCGAGGAGGTCCAGGACGACACCGGCGCCACCGACGACGGGACCGTCGCATCCGGGCAGACCCTCGCGAAGCTCACCGCTGCGATCACCGCCGCGGGCGGCCCCGCCTACCAGTCGCGCTCCGTCGACCCGGTGAACGACGCCGACGGCGGCCAGCCGGGCGGCAACATCCGGATCGTCTTCCTGTTCAACCCCGAGCGCGTCTCGTTCGTCGATCGCGGCGCCTCGAGCGTCGACCGCGCGACGACGGCGACCGCCGTCACGAAGAGCAAGGGCAAGCCCGACCTCACGCTCTCGCCCGGCCGGATCGACCCGAACTCCGACGCGTGGTCGTCGAGCCGCAAGCCGCTGGTGGGCGAGTTCGCCTTCCGGGGCAGGACGGTCTTCGTGATCGGCAACCACTTCAACTCCAAGGGCGGCGACCAGAGCCAGGACGGCCGGTTCCAGTACCCCGAGCAGTCGTCCGCCGTCCAGCGGCAGAAGCAGGCGGCGCTCGTCAACGGGTTCGTCTCGCAGGTCCTGGCGAAAGACAAGAAGGCGAACGTGGTCGTCGCCGGAGACCTGAACGACTACCAGTTCAGCCCGGCGCTCCAGACTCTGACGGGGGCTGCCTCCGGCACGAGGATCCTCACCGATCTGATCACCACTCTCCCCGCGAACGAGCAGTACACCTACGACTACCAGGGCGTGAGCGAGGTCCTCGACCACATCCTGGTCTCGGCCGGGGTCGGCAAGACGCAGTACGAGGTCATCCACACCAACTCCGAGTACGCGAACCAGGTGAGCGACCACGATCCTCAGGTCGTCCGCCTGTTCGGCAAGGCGAAGCCCGAGTCGCCGGTGATCCCGCCCGCGGGCGTCGCGCTGAGCTACACCGACGCGCTGGACAAGCTGGTGTCGCACGGCGCCGAGATCGGCGGCCTGTCGTCGCTCGCCTACGACAAGCGCGCGAAGTCGTGGATCTCAGCCGTCGACAACCACGCCGACGACCCGTCGCGCATCTGGTTCTTCTCGTCCCTGACCGATCCGACGGTGACCCGCGCGCCTCTCGTGCTGAAGGCTCCCGACGGCACGCCGTACACGGGGCTCACCGCCGACGACGAGGGCCTCGCCGTCCTGCCGGACGGCGACTACCTCGTCAGCTCCGAGACCGAGCCGTCGATCCGCATCTTCGGGCGCGACGGCGTCCAGAAGGCGTCGCTGCCGGTTCCCGGCCGCTTCGCGGTGACCGGGACGAGCCTCGCCGGGTCGAGCATCCCCGGTGAGGCCACGTCGAACGCGACCCTCGAGGGCCTGACGATCTCGCCGTCCGGCCACACCGTGGTCGCGGCCATGGAGGGCGCGCTCTCGGGCGACGTGTCGGCCTCGGGCGACGCGACGTCGCACCGGTTCCTCGTGTACAGCCAGGACTGGCGCGGCACCTGGAAGCTGACGAAGCAGGTCGGCTACCGGACCGAGGCGGGCATGCGCGTCCCCGAGGTCGCAGCGGTCGACGACAACCGGCTGCTCGTCGAGGAGGCCTCCTTCTCGCCGACGACCGGCAACGCGGTGAAGCTCTACGCGGTGTCGGGCCTCGCCTGGGCGCCCGACGTCAGCCGGACGACGAACCTGTCGTCGGCGCCGACGAAGAGCATCCTCACCAAGAAGCTCGTGGCCGACCTCGTCAAGGGTCCGACGCTCGGCGCGACCTCGCTCGAGACGCAGGCCAACCCGCTGCTCGACAACTTCGAGGGCATGGCCGTCACGGGTCGCGGTCCTGCCGGGACGGTCGGGGTCTCGCTGATCAGCGACGACAACTTCAGTGCGACGCAGACGACCCGCATCCTGAACGTGGTGGTGAAGCTGCCGACGTACTGA
- a CDS encoding LCP family protein translates to MRRVSAKPAARHGRLSTPNAALGIVKGIALALAVVLVSGASVGAIATWRVLDEAQPTVDLVAPPGKTTKPIPALTAQTGTVNMLLVSTDTRTGQGAMFADAADQKASSGVGNNDVNLLLHIAADHKSMQVVSFPRDLQIPIPDCPNDTGGLTPGSPKAPLNSAISRGGEKLGISCAASTISKLTGLQIDYAAKITFLGTIAMSDAIGGVSVCLATDVVDDDVTPALDLKAGTRTLVGAQAMAFLRSRHGVADASDLGRVSNQQTFMSAMMRKLVSTGTLTDPAKVYRLATATAENVQLSSSLSPTTLAKIGLAVKSVGLSNITFLSYPVADDPDDSAHVIPQADAAQLLDSALLHDQPVQLSPNSLGRAAVLAPGSKGSSSPSASSSPSASASSSPSASASASGSASGSASGSASPSASASSTATLPDTVTGQKADQITCAKKG, encoded by the coding sequence GTGAGGCGGGTCAGCGCGAAGCCGGCCGCACGACACGGCCGCCTCTCGACCCCGAACGCCGCGCTCGGCATCGTCAAGGGGATCGCCCTCGCGCTCGCCGTCGTCCTGGTCAGCGGAGCCTCCGTCGGGGCCATCGCCACCTGGCGCGTGCTCGACGAGGCGCAGCCGACCGTCGACCTGGTCGCGCCTCCCGGCAAGACGACGAAGCCGATCCCGGCGCTGACGGCCCAGACGGGCACGGTCAACATGCTGCTCGTCTCCACCGACACCCGGACGGGCCAGGGGGCCATGTTCGCGGACGCCGCCGACCAGAAGGCCAGCAGCGGCGTCGGCAACAACGACGTCAACCTGCTGCTGCACATCGCGGCGGACCACAAGAGCATGCAGGTCGTCAGCTTCCCGCGCGACCTCCAGATCCCCATCCCCGACTGTCCGAACGACACCGGCGGCCTGACGCCCGGCTCGCCGAAGGCGCCGCTCAACTCCGCGATCTCGAGGGGCGGCGAGAAGCTCGGCATCTCGTGCGCGGCCTCGACCATCTCCAAGCTCACCGGCCTCCAGATCGACTACGCCGCCAAGATCACGTTCCTCGGGACGATCGCGATGTCTGACGCCATCGGCGGCGTCAGCGTGTGCCTCGCCACCGACGTGGTCGACGACGACGTCACGCCGGCTCTCGACCTGAAGGCCGGCACCCGCACGCTCGTCGGCGCCCAGGCGATGGCGTTCCTGCGGTCGAGGCACGGCGTCGCCGACGCGAGCGACCTCGGCAGAGTCAGCAACCAGCAGACCTTCATGTCGGCGATGATGCGCAAGCTCGTCTCGACCGGGACGCTCACCGACCCGGCGAAGGTCTACCGCCTCGCCACGGCGACGGCCGAGAACGTGCAGCTCTCGTCGTCGCTCAGCCCCACGACACTCGCCAAGATCGGGCTCGCGGTCAAGTCGGTGGGACTGTCGAACATCACGTTCCTCTCCTACCCCGTCGCCGACGATCCCGACGACAGCGCGCACGTCATCCCGCAGGCCGACGCCGCGCAGCTGCTCGACTCCGCGCTGCTCCACGACCAGCCCGTCCAGCTGTCGCCGAACAGCCTCGGGCGGGCCGCCGTGCTCGCGCCGGGGTCGAAGGGGTCCTCTTCGCCGTCTGCTTCTTCTTCGCCGTCTGCTTCTGCGTCCTCTTCTCCCTCGGCGTCTGCTTCTGCTTCTGGCTCCGCATCCGGGTCTGCGTCCGGCTCCGCCTCGCCGTCGGCTTCCGCGTCGTCGACAGCCACGCTGCCCGACACCGTCACCGGCCAGAAGGCCGACCAGATCACCTGCGCCAAGAAGGGCTGA
- a CDS encoding HAD family hydrolase, whose amino-acid sequence MAIHAVLFDLYGTLAPGGTAELRDEVSREVARELGVDAVAFSEAVGETFRERTIGSTGSLEETLALLAERLGGSPDAAAVSRAADLRLEMTRALLDATWALDVLDELRARGLPLGLVSDCSSETSLVWPTTALSTRFDAHAFSCAHGIKKPDARLYRVVTGRLGVDPASCLYVGDGGSSELAGATELGMRAVWLDHPGNQGGTHGVFWPGERAGELHEILGLLSPAEAR is encoded by the coding sequence ATGGCGATCCACGCGGTGCTCTTCGACCTCTACGGCACCCTCGCTCCGGGAGGCACTGCGGAGCTCCGTGACGAGGTGTCGCGCGAGGTCGCGCGGGAACTCGGCGTCGACGCCGTCGCCTTCTCGGAGGCGGTCGGAGAGACCTTCCGCGAGCGGACCATCGGCAGCACCGGCAGCCTCGAGGAGACGCTCGCCCTCCTCGCCGAGAGGCTCGGCGGCAGCCCCGACGCTGCGGCCGTCTCGCGCGCCGCCGACCTCCGACTCGAGATGACCCGGGCGCTCCTCGACGCGACCTGGGCGCTCGACGTCCTCGACGAGCTCCGCGCTCGCGGGCTGCCGCTCGGCCTGGTCAGCGACTGCTCCTCGGAGACGTCCCTGGTGTGGCCGACGACAGCGCTCAGCACCCGGTTCGACGCCCACGCGTTCTCCTGCGCGCACGGGATCAAGAAGCCCGACGCCCGCCTGTACCGGGTGGTCACGGGTCGGCTGGGCGTGGATCCTGCGTCGTGCCTGTACGTCGGCGACGGCGGAAGCTCGGAGCTCGCCGGAGCGACCGAGCTCGGCATGCGAGCCGTCTGGCTCGACCACCCGGGCAACCAGGGCGGCACCCACGGCGTCTTCTGGCCCGGCGAGAGGGCCGGCGAGCTGCACGAGATCCTGGGTCTCCTCTCGCCCGCCGAGGCCCGATGA
- the bla gene encoding class A beta-lactamase, translated as MARRPPLLAAVATSTAAVALLLAGCTAGSGPTASEPRLTAAPSSSTTSTSTSTSRPSPAGVSTAARQRLDASLRGLEARYGARLGVAVLDAGPSDAAPSRDRALLGHRSDERFAFASTDKVFIAAAVLSRISDAGLAEVVRYDRTDLLAYAPVTSQHVDSGMTVRALLDAALRYSDNTAANLLMERAGGAAGVQAFLRTLGDSTTSVDRDEPSLNTAVPGDTRDTTTPQAFARDLRAVTTRTVLPDSRRRLLVSLMTANTTGAPYIRSGVPTGWSVADKTGSASYGVRNDIALVTPPAGSPLVIVLFSTRTTQDAASQDALLADATRALVEALPTTR; from the coding sequence ATGGCTCGTCGTCCTCCTCTGCTCGCGGCCGTTGCGACCTCGACGGCGGCCGTGGCCCTCCTGCTCGCGGGATGCACGGCAGGATCGGGGCCCACGGCGTCGGAGCCGCGGCTCACGGCCGCTCCGTCGAGTTCGACGACGTCGACGTCGACGTCGACGTCGCGGCCCTCCCCCGCCGGAGTCTCGACCGCTGCCCGCCAGCGGCTCGACGCCTCCCTGAGGGGGCTCGAAGCGCGGTACGGAGCCCGGCTCGGCGTCGCGGTGCTGGACGCGGGCCCGTCGGACGCCGCCCCGTCCCGCGATCGGGCCCTGCTCGGCCACCGGTCCGACGAGCGCTTCGCGTTCGCGTCGACCGACAAGGTGTTCATCGCCGCCGCGGTCCTGAGCAGGATCTCCGATGCCGGCCTCGCCGAGGTTGTCCGCTATGACCGGACGGATCTCCTCGCCTACGCCCCGGTCACCTCGCAGCACGTCGACTCGGGGATGACCGTCCGTGCCCTCCTCGACGCGGCTCTCCGATACAGCGACAACACGGCGGCGAACCTGCTGATGGAGCGGGCGGGCGGCGCGGCCGGCGTGCAGGCGTTCCTCCGCACCCTCGGCGACAGCACGACCTCTGTCGACCGCGACGAGCCGAGCCTCAACACGGCGGTCCCCGGCGACACTCGCGACACCACGACACCGCAGGCCTTCGCCCGCGACCTCCGAGCGGTCACGACTCGCACCGTCCTGCCGGACTCCCGCCGGAGGCTGCTCGTCTCGCTGATGACCGCGAACACGACCGGCGCACCGTACATCCGATCCGGCGTCCCGACCGGCTGGAGCGTCGCCGACAAGACCGGCAGCGCGTCGTACGGAGTCCGGAACGACATCGCCCTCGTGACGCCGCCCGCAGGATCGCCTCTCGTCATCGTCCTGTTCTCGACGCGGACCACGCAGGATGCCGCGTCCCAGGACGCCCTGCTCGCCGACGCGACGCGGGCGCTGGTGGAGGCGCTTCCGACCACCCGGTGA
- a CDS encoding MFS transporter produces the protein MPWLPLISLAAIGFVLLSAETMPAGLLPVMAHDLGVDEGIIGQFISVWALGTVVVTVPAITYTQGFRRKPLLLGALAGLVLANAVTAVSSDVVISLVSRFVGGAFTGILWGMLAAYGRRISPANRGGLALAVVATGAPVGFALGTPLGSFVGGVFDWRWSFAGLSALGIVLVGVVAVVVPGLPGQLSTHRQPLRRVFLLPGIPIVLLVIFVWMVGHNTIYTYIAPFLRDSGSGLTPDLVLLVYGVASIGGVIVTALVIDHHPRLLLQASIAAFIIAAAVLVAEHASPVAVLLAAGLWGLAFGGASPQLQSALSIAGGAQSDLANAFLPVAFNLAIFAAGVVGAVLLGLSGGLILGVFMGVLGAIAFVLTVVGRTTFSARG, from the coding sequence ATGCCTTGGCTCCCGCTGATCTCGTTGGCGGCCATCGGGTTCGTTCTGCTTTCTGCAGAGACCATGCCCGCCGGCCTGCTGCCCGTCATGGCGCACGACCTCGGTGTCGACGAAGGGATCATCGGACAGTTCATCAGCGTCTGGGCATTGGGAACGGTCGTGGTCACCGTTCCTGCGATCACCTACACGCAGGGGTTCCGTCGGAAACCGCTCCTACTCGGAGCACTCGCGGGGCTCGTCCTTGCCAACGCCGTCACCGCGGTGTCCTCTGACGTCGTCATCTCGCTGGTCTCCCGGTTCGTCGGCGGCGCCTTCACCGGGATCCTGTGGGGCATGCTCGCCGCCTACGGACGCCGCATCAGCCCGGCCAACCGTGGCGGTCTCGCGTTGGCGGTCGTCGCCACGGGGGCGCCGGTCGGGTTCGCCCTCGGCACACCGCTCGGTTCCTTTGTCGGCGGCGTTTTTGACTGGCGCTGGTCGTTCGCTGGACTGTCCGCCCTGGGGATCGTCCTCGTCGGTGTTGTTGCGGTCGTTGTGCCCGGACTGCCAGGGCAACTGTCCACGCACCGGCAACCCCTGAGAAGGGTGTTCCTGCTGCCGGGCATCCCGATCGTGCTCCTGGTGATCTTCGTCTGGATGGTGGGCCACAACACCATCTACACCTACATCGCCCCGTTTCTCCGAGACAGCGGCAGCGGCCTCACCCCGGACCTCGTGCTCCTCGTCTACGGGGTCGCCTCGATCGGCGGTGTCATCGTCACCGCCCTCGTGATCGACCACCACCCCCGGCTGCTGCTGCAAGCGAGCATCGCCGCCTTCATAATCGCGGCCGCCGTGCTTGTCGCCGAGCACGCGTCCCCGGTCGCGGTCCTACTTGCGGCCGGGCTCTGGGGGCTGGCATTCGGGGGCGCCTCACCGCAGCTCCAGAGCGCCCTGTCGATCGCGGGCGGCGCTCAGTCCGACCTGGCCAACGCATTCCTCCCGGTCGCGTTCAACCTCGCCATCTTCGCCGCCGGCGTGGTCGGTGCCGTGCTCCTCGGCCTTTCAGGCGGGCTGATCCTCGGCGTCTTCATGGGGGTTCTCGGTGCGATCGCGTTCGTCCTCACCGTCGTCGGCCGGACGACCTTCTCAGCGCGAGGCTGA